The following proteins are encoded in a genomic region of Arachis stenosperma cultivar V10309 chromosome 4, arast.V10309.gnm1.PFL2, whole genome shotgun sequence:
- the LOC130975018 gene encoding uncharacterized protein LOC130975018: protein MPLYAKFMKELINKKRSWLEKETILLTEECSAVIQRGIPPKLKDPGGFVVSCTIGKTILNKALCDLGASINLMPLSMMRKLDIEELKPTRMSLVMANRSIKTPNGIVENLLVKIGEFIFPADFVILDTEEEGSDSIILGRPFLHTARAIIDVEKGEMVFRVHNEQMIINVFKSMQNIPEQEEYVKVDMIESLVEEMLEESSQEQEEDQSAMEEQVAETFISKEQEHENLPIVKMMNQRK from the exons atgcctttgTATGCCAAGTTTATGAAGGAGCTTATCAATAAGAAGAGGAGTTGGCTTGAGAAGGAAACCATATTACTAACCGAAGAATGCAGTGCTGTGATTCAGAGAGGTATTCCCccaaaactcaaggatccgGGGGGCTTTGTAGTGTCATGCACCATTGGAAAAACAATTCTCAACAAAGCCCTCTGTGACCTTGGTGCcagcatcaatttaatgccaCTCTCAATGATGAGAAAACTTGATatagaagagcttaaacccaccaggatgtcaTTAGTTATGGCTAACAGATCCATTAAGACACccaatggaattgtggaaaatttgTTGGTGAAGATTGGGGAATTTATCTtcccagcagattttgtgattttggatacTGAAGAGGAAGGAAGTGACTCAATCATTTTGGGGAGGCCATTTTTACACACAGCAAGAGCCATCATCGAtgtagaaaaaggagaaatggtCTTCAGGGTCCATAATGAACAAATGATCATAaatgttttcaagtcaatgcaaAATATCCCTGAGCAAGAGGAGTATGTAAaagtggatatgatagagagtTTGGTGGAAGAAATGCTGGAAGAAAGTTCtcaagagcaagaagaagaTCAAAGTGCAATGGAAGAACAAGTAGCCGAGACCTTCATAAGCAAAGAG CAAGAACATGAGAATTTGCCCATAGTCAAAATGATGAATCAGAGGAAGTAG
- the LOC130975019 gene encoding uncharacterized protein LOC130975019, with protein MPLYAKFMKELINKKRSWLEKETILLTEECSAVIQRGIPPKLKDPGGFVVSCTIGKTILNKALCDLGASINLMPLSMMRKLDIEELKPTRMSLVMADRSIKTPNGIVENLLVKIGEFIFPADFVILDTEEEGSDSIILGRPFLHTARAIIDVEKGEMVFRVHNEQMIINVFKSMQNIPEQEEYVKVDMIESLVEEMLEESSQEQEEDQSAMEEQVAETFISKEQEHENLPIVKMMNQRK; from the exons atgcctttgTATGCCAAGTTTATGAAGGAGCTTATCAATAAGAAGAGGAGTTGGCTTGAGAAGGAAACCATATTACTAACCGAAGAATGCAGTGCTGTGATTCAGAGAGGTATTCCCccaaaactcaaggatccgGGGGGCTTTGTAGTGTCATGCACCATTGGAAAAACAATTCTCAACAAAGCCCTCTGTGACCTTGGTGCcagcatcaatttaatgccaCTCTCAATGATGAGAAAACTTGATatagaagagcttaaacccaccaggatgtcaTTAGTTATGGCTGACAGATCCATTAAGACACccaatggaattgtggaaaatttgTTGGTGAAGATTGGGGAATTTATCTtcccagcagattttgtgattttggatacTGAAGAGGAAGGAAGTGACTCAATCATTTTGGGGAGGCCATTTTTACACACAGCAAGAGCCATCATCGAtgtagaaaaaggagaaatggtCTTCAGGGTCCATAATGAACAAATGATCATAaatgttttcaagtcaatgcaaAATATCCCTGAGCAAGAGGAGTATGTAAaagtggatatgatagagagtTTGGTGGAAGAAATGCTGGAAGAAAGTTCtcaagagcaagaagaagaTCAAAGTGCAATGGAAGAACAAGTAGCCGAGACCTTCATAAGCAAAGAG CAAGAACATGAGAATTTGCCCATAGTCAAAATGATGAATCAGAGGAAGTAG